From Pan troglodytes isolate AG18354 chromosome 9, NHGRI_mPanTro3-v2.0_pri, whole genome shotgun sequence, the proteins below share one genomic window:
- the LOC112204802 gene encoding LOW QUALITY PROTEIN: RNA polymerase II subunit A C-terminal domain phosphatase SSU72 like protein 2-like (The sequence of the model RefSeq protein was modified relative to this genomic sequence to represent the inferred CDS: deleted 1 base in 1 codon) — MLSSTLRVAVVCVSNVNRSMEAHSILRRKGLSVRSFGTESHVRLPGPRPHRPVVYDFATTYKEMYNDLLRKDRECYTRNGILHILGRNERIKPGPERFQDCTDFFDVIFTCEESVYDTVVEDLCSREQQTFQPVHVINMDIQDTLEDATLGAFLICEICQCLQQSDDMEDNLEELLLQMEEKAGKSFLHTVCFY, encoded by the exons ATGCTCTCCTCCACACTCAGGGTGGCTGTGGTGTGCGTGAGCAATGTCAACAGGAGCATGGAGGCCCACAGCATCCTCAGGAGAAAAGGGCTAAGTGTCCGGTCTTTTGGAACTGAATCTCATGTGAGGCTACCAGGACCAAGACCCCATCGTCCTGTAGTTTATGATTTTGCAACAACATATAAGGAGATGTACAATGACCTCCTCAGGAAAGATAGAGAATGCTACACCCGCAACGGAATCTTACACATCTtgggaagaaatgagagaatCAAGCCCGGTCCAGAAAGATTTCAGGACTGCACTGATTTCTTTGATGTCATCTTCACCTGTGAGGAGAGTGTCTATGACACAGTGGTGGAAGATCTGTGTTCCAGAGAACAGCAGACCTTTCAGCCTGTGCACGTGATCAACATGGACATCCAAGATACCCTGGAAGATGCCACCCTGGGagctttcctcatctgtgagattTGCCAGTGCCTGCAGCAGTCAGACGACATGGAAGACAATCTGGAGGAGCTGCTGTTGCAAATGGAggagaaggcagga aaaagcTTTCTTCACACCGTCTGCTTCTACTGA